A DNA window from Pleurodeles waltl isolate 20211129_DDA chromosome 12, aPleWal1.hap1.20221129, whole genome shotgun sequence contains the following coding sequences:
- the GSE1 gene encoding genetic suppressor element 1 isoform X9: protein MFGLKPPVYYLPGSSISNESSPVSSPATNHSSPASTPKRGPMGPIIVPPGGHSVPSTPPVVTIAPTKTVNGVWRSDGRQPDHGPRGSGSSSSRDRLLAEQPLPQDKAGGSSVPAHLLASPYSFGIPPSSVVQDSRFTPLNSLQRPVHHMVPPNAITEEYLRSFRPYPTAEDLRMPSMPQLSLDQATAAAYYHPAYMTHHPFPHPAFRMDDSYCLSALRSPFYPIAPPGSLNPLHHSAMHLHLSGVRYPAELSHSSLSALQSDRMPSLVAERLHMDEELRQREREREREREREREREREREKEREADREREKEREREREREKKELEREKEKEKEREREKEREREREREMERHRERVREKELSMARSLEAQFLPEAEVHLQRGLQAEEKVKPPEQMTPTRPEALKDPALQAPKPAQHPQLLSPASHLSVSSLITNHAGFPPLGSAAAAALLVQRTQEEEKWLARQRRLRQEKEDRQYQVSEFRQQVLEQHLDIGRPPNQADVELRPENLRSGSNRLEPSCRDQGVHFGGPPPLISPKPQHQATPTSLWNPVSLIETPTDSRRTQDSASHLTHTSQFEPNRQVIPLVKVERGHCSEKFDDVARRRELLEKYQPIREPGSFEHNSYAHGPFLAELEKSTQSILSQQRASMSQTGQFDTPLTHKSTAVYRHPLPKSQDPMYIFDEFLQQHRRLVSKLDLEGRRRREAREKGYYYDLDDSYDESDEEEVRAHLRRVSEQPPLKLDTSLEKVEFLQMFGLTTQQQKEQILTQKRRKRRRMLRERSQSPPTVQSKRQTPSPRLLLSTRYSPDDMNSSPNLEEKKKFLTIFDLSHISTERRKDKEKLVEMLHAMKQKQATAEQEKDPPAVPCKSPNINPIDEQPIPPVTTEPEKQPDIPSAVSTKPEVQEKLEPIVTELPKPPEPQRLKEIPMFVPEKAKTSDAPSAKKNLSILNFMKSPPPKESSVPLSHSLNGKHKAWEPFIAEEFAHQFHESVLQSTQKALQKHKGGGAVLTSEQNHKQDASIHYNIPELQSSRVIPQQQNGHLDPSLPGRNGADSMEVDRESQEEESDDSEDEGEEEEPPRSKWQGIEAVFEAYQEHIEEQNIERQVLQTQCRRLEAQHYSLSLTADQLSHSMAELLNQKQKVVSEKERLQAELDHFRKCLALPATQWSRGYFKGYPR from the exons CCTGACCATGGACCCAGAGGCagtggcagcagtagcagcagggACCGATTGCTTGCTGAGCAGCCGCTCCCACAGGACAAGGCGGGAGGATCGTCGGTTCCCGCACACCTGCTGGCTTCCCCGTACTCCTTTGGAATCCCGCCAAGTAGCGTAGTGCAGGACTCCCGCTTCACACCCTTAAA CAGCCTCCAGCGTCCTGTGCACCATATGGTCCCTCCGAATGCCATTACCGAGGAGTACCTACGCAGCTTCCGACCCTATCCTACAGCAGAGGATCTACGGATGCCATCCATGCCTCAGCTCAGCCTGGACCAAGCAACTGCTGCCGCATACTATCATCCTGCCTACATGACCCATCATCCCTTCCCCCATCCCGCCTTCAG GATGGATGACTCCTACTGCCTCTCTGCCCTGAGGTCCCCGTTTTATCCAATTGCGCCTCCTGGTTCACTTAACCCTTTGCACCACTCAGCaatgcaccttcacctgtctggagTGAGGTACCCTGCGGAGCTGTCCCACTCTTCCCTCTCAGCCCTGCAGTCGGACCGCATGCCCAGCTTAGTAGCAGAAAG GCTTCATATGGACGAGGAGCTGAGACAGCGAGAGCGGGAGCGggagagagagcgggagagggaGCGGGAGAGGGAGCGAGAAAGGGAGAAAGAACGAGAAGCGGACCGGGAGCGCGAGAAGGAGCGGGAACGGGAGCGGGAGCGGGAGAAGAAGGAACTGGAacgggagaaggagaaggagaaggagagggagagggagaaggagcgCGAACGAGAGCGCGAGCGTGAGATGGAGCGTCACCGGGAGCGCGTCCGCGAGAAGGAGCTGAGCATGGCGCGGTCATTGGAGGCCCAGTTCCTGCCAGAGGCGGAAGTGCACTTGCAGAGGGGCCTGCAGGCGGAGGAGAAGGTGAAACCGCCCGAGCAGATGACGCCGACTCGCCCAG AAGCTCTGAAGGATCCTGCGCTGCAAGCTCCGAAGCCAGCCCAGCATCCCCAGCTCTTATCACCAGCCTCGCACCTCTCCGTGTCCAGCCTAATAACCAACCACGCAGGTTTCCCGCCTCTCGGGAGCGCCGCCGCCGCCGCCCTTCTGGTGCAGCGAACCCAGGAGGAAGAGAAATGGCTCGCGCGGCAGCGGCGGCTCCGGCAGGAGAAGGAGGACCGGCAGTATCAGGTGTCTGAGTTCCGGCAGCAGGTGTTGGAGCAGCACCTGGACATTGGTCGGCCCCCAAACCAAGCTGATGTTGAGCTCAGGCCGGAAAACCTCAG ATCTGGATCTAATCGCCTTGAACCAAGTTGCCGAGATCAAGGCGTGCACTTTGGAGGTCCACCGCCCCTCATTTCTCCCAAACCCCAACACCAGGCTACGCCAACCTCCCTCTGGAACCCCGTTTCCCTGATTGAGACACCCACGGATTCACGACGGACTCAGGATAGTGCCTCGCACCTTACGCACACTTCTCAGTTTGAGCCCAACAGACAAGTCATTCCTTTGGTAAAAGTGGAGCGGGGTCACTGCTCCGAGAAGTTTGACGACGTTGCTAGGCGCAGGGAATTACTTGAGAAATATCAGCCAATCAGGGAGCCTGGGTCGTTTGAACACAATAGTTATGCGCATGGGCCATTCTTGGCTGAACTGGAAAAATCTACTCAGAGCATCCTCAGCCAGCAACGGGCGTCCATGTCACAGACTGGGCAGTTTGATACGCCTTTAACCCACAAGTCTACTGCGGTCTACCGACACCCTCTGCCAAAGTCCCAGGACCCAATGTATATTTTCGATGAGTTTCTGCAGCAGCACCGCAGGCTCGTCAGTAAACTGGACCTTGAAGGGAGGAGGCGCAGAGAGGCCAGAGAGAAAG GTTACTATTATGACCTGGATGATTCTTATGATGAGAGTGACGAAGAGGAGGTCCGAGCCCACCTCCGACGAGTCTCTGAACAGCCACCACTCAAGCTGGACACGTCTTTGGAG aaagtggagtttctcCAGATGTTTGGTCTCACTACGCAGCAGCAGAAGGAGCAGATCCTCACTCAGAAGCGGAGGAAGCGGCGGCGCATGCTGCGGGAGAGAAGCCAGTCTCCTCCCACTGTCCAGAGCAAGCGGCAGACACCCTCCCCGCGGCTGCTCCTCTCCACCCGTTACAGTCCTGATGACATGAACAGTAGCCCCAACTTGGAGGAGAAGAAAAAATTCCTTACTATCTTTGACTTGTCTCATATCAGCACAGAGCGGCGGAAAG ATAAAGAAAAACTTGTTGAAATGCTTCATGCAATGAAACAAaaacaagcaacagcagagcaggagAAAGACCCTCCAGCAGTGCCATGCAAGAGCCCCAACATCAACCCTATCG ACGAGCAGCCAATACCACCAGTCACCACAGAGCCTGAAAAACAACCTGACATCCCTTCAGCTGTATCAACCAAACCAGAGGTCCAGGAGAAACTGGAGCCTATTGTCACTGAACTGCCCAAGCCGCCAGAACCTCAGAGACTCAAGGAAATACCCATGTTTGTCCCCGAGAAGGCCAAAACAAGTGATGCACCATCTGCCAAGAAAAATCTCAGTATATTGAATTTCATGAAAAGCCCACCACCCAAGGAAAGCTCGGTGCCCTTATCACACAGTCTGAACGGGAAGCACAAGGCTTGGGAACCTTTCATTGCTGAAGAATTTGCACATCAGTTCCACGAGTCTGTACTGCAGTCCACACAAAAAGCATTACAAAAGCACAAAG GAGGTGGAGCAGTGCTTACTTCAGAGCAGAATCATAAACAGGACGCCTCCATCCACTATAACATTCCTGAACTTCAGAGCTCGAGGGTAATACCACAGCAACAGAATGGGCACCTAGACCCTTCGCTGCCAGGGAGAAATGGGGCTGACTCCATGGAGGTGGATAGAGAATCCCAGGAGGAGGAATCGGATGACTCAGAGGACGAGGGTGAAGAGGAAGAGCCCCCTAGGTCCAAGTGGCAGGGGATAGAGGCCGTTTTTGAAGCCTATCAAGAACACATAGAAG AGCAAAACATTGAGCGCCAGGTGTTGCAGACACAGTGTCGGCGGCTCGAGGCCCAGCACTATAGCCTCAGTCTAACTGCAGATCAACTCTCGCACAGCATGGCG GAGCTACTGAACCAGAAACAGAAGGTCGTCTCGGAGAAGGAGCGCCTCCAGGCCGAGCTGGACCACTTCCGAAAGTGCCTTGCCTTGCCTGCAACACAGTGGTCTAGGGGTTACTTCAAGGGCTACCCCAGGTGA
- the GSE1 gene encoding genetic suppressor element 1 isoform X10, which translates to MFGLKPPVYYLPGSSISNESSPVSSPATNHSSPASTPKRGPMGPIIVPPGGHSVPSTPPVVTIAPTKTVNGVWRSDGRQPDHGPRGSGSSSSRDRLLAEQPLPQDKAGGSSVPAHLLASPYSFGIPPSSVVQDSRFTPLNLQRPVHHMVPPNAITEEYLRSFRPYPTAEDLRMPSMPQLSLDQATAAAYYHPAYMTHHPFPHPAFRMDDSYCLSALRSPFYPIAPPGSLNPLHHSAMHLHLSGVRYPAELSHSSLSALQSDRMPSLVAERLHMDEELRQREREREREREREREREREREKEREADREREKEREREREREKKELEREKEKEKEREREKEREREREREMERHRERVREKELSMARSLEAQFLPEAEVHLQRGLQAEEKVKPPEQMTPTRPEALKDPALQAPKPAQHPQLLSPASHLSVSSLITNHAGFPPLGSAAAAALLVQRTQEEEKWLARQRRLRQEKEDRQYQVSEFRQQVLEQHLDIGRPPNQADVELRPENLRSGSNRLEPSCRDQGVHFGGPPPLISPKPQHQATPTSLWNPVSLIETPTDSRRTQDSASHLTHTSQFEPNRQVIPLVKVERGHCSEKFDDVARRRELLEKYQPIREPGSFEHNSYAHGPFLAELEKSTQSILSQQRASMSQTGQFDTPLTHKSTAVYRHPLPKSQDPMYIFDEFLQQHRRLVSKLDLEGRRRREAREKGYYYDLDDSYDESDEEEVRAHLRRVSEQPPLKLDTSLEKVEFLQMFGLTTQQQKEQILTQKRRKRRRMLRERSQSPPTVQSKRQTPSPRLLLSTRYSPDDMNSSPNLEEKKKFLTIFDLSHISTERRKDKEKLVEMLHAMKQKQATAEQEKDPPAVPCKSPNINPIDEQPIPPVTTEPEKQPDIPSAVSTKPEVQEKLEPIVTELPKPPEPQRLKEIPMFVPEKAKTSDAPSAKKNLSILNFMKSPPPKESSVPLSHSLNGKHKAWEPFIAEEFAHQFHESVLQSTQKALQKHKGGGAVLTSEQNHKQDASIHYNIPELQSSRVIPQQQNGHLDPSLPGRNGADSMEVDRESQEEESDDSEDEGEEEEPPRSKWQGIEAVFEAYQEHIEEQNIERQVLQTQCRRLEAQHYSLSLTADQLSHSMAELLNQKQKVVSEKERLQAELDHFRKCLALPATQWSRGYFKGYPR; encoded by the exons CCTGACCATGGACCCAGAGGCagtggcagcagtagcagcagggACCGATTGCTTGCTGAGCAGCCGCTCCCACAGGACAAGGCGGGAGGATCGTCGGTTCCCGCACACCTGCTGGCTTCCCCGTACTCCTTTGGAATCCCGCCAAGTAGCGTAGTGCAGGACTCCCGCTTCACACCCTTAAA CCTCCAGCGTCCTGTGCACCATATGGTCCCTCCGAATGCCATTACCGAGGAGTACCTACGCAGCTTCCGACCCTATCCTACAGCAGAGGATCTACGGATGCCATCCATGCCTCAGCTCAGCCTGGACCAAGCAACTGCTGCCGCATACTATCATCCTGCCTACATGACCCATCATCCCTTCCCCCATCCCGCCTTCAG GATGGATGACTCCTACTGCCTCTCTGCCCTGAGGTCCCCGTTTTATCCAATTGCGCCTCCTGGTTCACTTAACCCTTTGCACCACTCAGCaatgcaccttcacctgtctggagTGAGGTACCCTGCGGAGCTGTCCCACTCTTCCCTCTCAGCCCTGCAGTCGGACCGCATGCCCAGCTTAGTAGCAGAAAG GCTTCATATGGACGAGGAGCTGAGACAGCGAGAGCGGGAGCGggagagagagcgggagagggaGCGGGAGAGGGAGCGAGAAAGGGAGAAAGAACGAGAAGCGGACCGGGAGCGCGAGAAGGAGCGGGAACGGGAGCGGGAGCGGGAGAAGAAGGAACTGGAacgggagaaggagaaggagaaggagagggagagggagaaggagcgCGAACGAGAGCGCGAGCGTGAGATGGAGCGTCACCGGGAGCGCGTCCGCGAGAAGGAGCTGAGCATGGCGCGGTCATTGGAGGCCCAGTTCCTGCCAGAGGCGGAAGTGCACTTGCAGAGGGGCCTGCAGGCGGAGGAGAAGGTGAAACCGCCCGAGCAGATGACGCCGACTCGCCCAG AAGCTCTGAAGGATCCTGCGCTGCAAGCTCCGAAGCCAGCCCAGCATCCCCAGCTCTTATCACCAGCCTCGCACCTCTCCGTGTCCAGCCTAATAACCAACCACGCAGGTTTCCCGCCTCTCGGGAGCGCCGCCGCCGCCGCCCTTCTGGTGCAGCGAACCCAGGAGGAAGAGAAATGGCTCGCGCGGCAGCGGCGGCTCCGGCAGGAGAAGGAGGACCGGCAGTATCAGGTGTCTGAGTTCCGGCAGCAGGTGTTGGAGCAGCACCTGGACATTGGTCGGCCCCCAAACCAAGCTGATGTTGAGCTCAGGCCGGAAAACCTCAG ATCTGGATCTAATCGCCTTGAACCAAGTTGCCGAGATCAAGGCGTGCACTTTGGAGGTCCACCGCCCCTCATTTCTCCCAAACCCCAACACCAGGCTACGCCAACCTCCCTCTGGAACCCCGTTTCCCTGATTGAGACACCCACGGATTCACGACGGACTCAGGATAGTGCCTCGCACCTTACGCACACTTCTCAGTTTGAGCCCAACAGACAAGTCATTCCTTTGGTAAAAGTGGAGCGGGGTCACTGCTCCGAGAAGTTTGACGACGTTGCTAGGCGCAGGGAATTACTTGAGAAATATCAGCCAATCAGGGAGCCTGGGTCGTTTGAACACAATAGTTATGCGCATGGGCCATTCTTGGCTGAACTGGAAAAATCTACTCAGAGCATCCTCAGCCAGCAACGGGCGTCCATGTCACAGACTGGGCAGTTTGATACGCCTTTAACCCACAAGTCTACTGCGGTCTACCGACACCCTCTGCCAAAGTCCCAGGACCCAATGTATATTTTCGATGAGTTTCTGCAGCAGCACCGCAGGCTCGTCAGTAAACTGGACCTTGAAGGGAGGAGGCGCAGAGAGGCCAGAGAGAAAG GTTACTATTATGACCTGGATGATTCTTATGATGAGAGTGACGAAGAGGAGGTCCGAGCCCACCTCCGACGAGTCTCTGAACAGCCACCACTCAAGCTGGACACGTCTTTGGAG aaagtggagtttctcCAGATGTTTGGTCTCACTACGCAGCAGCAGAAGGAGCAGATCCTCACTCAGAAGCGGAGGAAGCGGCGGCGCATGCTGCGGGAGAGAAGCCAGTCTCCTCCCACTGTCCAGAGCAAGCGGCAGACACCCTCCCCGCGGCTGCTCCTCTCCACCCGTTACAGTCCTGATGACATGAACAGTAGCCCCAACTTGGAGGAGAAGAAAAAATTCCTTACTATCTTTGACTTGTCTCATATCAGCACAGAGCGGCGGAAAG ATAAAGAAAAACTTGTTGAAATGCTTCATGCAATGAAACAAaaacaagcaacagcagagcaggagAAAGACCCTCCAGCAGTGCCATGCAAGAGCCCCAACATCAACCCTATCG ACGAGCAGCCAATACCACCAGTCACCACAGAGCCTGAAAAACAACCTGACATCCCTTCAGCTGTATCAACCAAACCAGAGGTCCAGGAGAAACTGGAGCCTATTGTCACTGAACTGCCCAAGCCGCCAGAACCTCAGAGACTCAAGGAAATACCCATGTTTGTCCCCGAGAAGGCCAAAACAAGTGATGCACCATCTGCCAAGAAAAATCTCAGTATATTGAATTTCATGAAAAGCCCACCACCCAAGGAAAGCTCGGTGCCCTTATCACACAGTCTGAACGGGAAGCACAAGGCTTGGGAACCTTTCATTGCTGAAGAATTTGCACATCAGTTCCACGAGTCTGTACTGCAGTCCACACAAAAAGCATTACAAAAGCACAAAG GAGGTGGAGCAGTGCTTACTTCAGAGCAGAATCATAAACAGGACGCCTCCATCCACTATAACATTCCTGAACTTCAGAGCTCGAGGGTAATACCACAGCAACAGAATGGGCACCTAGACCCTTCGCTGCCAGGGAGAAATGGGGCTGACTCCATGGAGGTGGATAGAGAATCCCAGGAGGAGGAATCGGATGACTCAGAGGACGAGGGTGAAGAGGAAGAGCCCCCTAGGTCCAAGTGGCAGGGGATAGAGGCCGTTTTTGAAGCCTATCAAGAACACATAGAAG AGCAAAACATTGAGCGCCAGGTGTTGCAGACACAGTGTCGGCGGCTCGAGGCCCAGCACTATAGCCTCAGTCTAACTGCAGATCAACTCTCGCACAGCATGGCG GAGCTACTGAACCAGAAACAGAAGGTCGTCTCGGAGAAGGAGCGCCTCCAGGCCGAGCTGGACCACTTCCGAAAGTGCCTTGCCTTGCCTGCAACACAGTGGTCTAGGGGTTACTTCAAGGGCTACCCCAGGTGA